The DNA segment CCGGGATCGAGGTGAACCACAAGCGGGTCGCGCGTGTGATGGCCCGGATCGGCCTGCAGGGCGTGCATCTGCGTAAGAAGGTCCGCACTACCGTCCCCGAGCCGTCCGCGACGCCGGTGCCCGATCTACTGCGGCGTGACTTCACCGCGAGCGAGCCGAACACCAGGTACGTCGGCGACATCACTTACCTGCCCATCGGCGACGGCCAATTCCTTTATTTGGCAACGGTGTTGGACCTTTGCTCGAAACGGCTGGCGGGCTGGTCGATCGCCGACCACATGCGCACCGAGCTGGTCACCGATGCGCTCCGGGCTGCGGCCCGTACCCGCGGCGGAACTCTTGACGGGGCGATATTCCACAGCGACAACGGCGCCCAGTATGCGTCGAAGGAGTTCGCGAACGTGTGCCGCGAACTCGGCGTGACCAGATCACGTGGGGCGGTCGGAACCTCGGCGGAGGTGAGTCGGCGGCGGGAATTTCACCCACCGCCGCTCTCAGAACCGTGCGTGAACCTCGCGACTCACACGGCTCCCATTGTTGAACCAGTGGGCAACGCGCCATGCTTCCAGTGAGCGAACATGCCCGGGAATGCTGAGGCAATCTCAGCCAGCCTTCTCCGGGCCTTTCTTGAAGCACGACGATACCGTTTGTACTTCCTCCGGGCCCATTTCACCAGGAACGGATTGATCTGCTGTTCCAGAAACCTGATCAACCTGGACTTGTAGAAGCGCCCATAGTAGTTGATCCATCCCGCCACGACGGGGTTGATCATCGCGGCGATCTCCTGAAAGCTCAGCTCGGTACAGCGCCCCAGTCGCCAGCTCCGGATAGTCCTCGCCATGGACTTCATGGCTGTTTCGCTCACTGCGGGAAGGAAGCCGGTCTTCAGCCTCCCATCCCGCAAGCGGGCAGCCCGAGGACGGAAGGTATACCCCAGAAACGTGAACTTCGTGACCGGGAACTCCCGTTCACGACCTTCCTGTTTGCAGTACACCACCCTGGTTTTCTCCGGATGGAGACGTAATCCGAACTGCAGCAGCCTGCCCTCGATGATGTCGCGGACGAAAATCGCCTGCTTCTCACTGGCACAGTGCACCACAGCATCGTCGCCGTACCGCTCGAATCTGATCGCCGGGTACTCCCGGACCAACCACGCGTCAAAGGCGTAGTGCATGAACAGATTCGACAACAATGGTGAAATAGCAGACCCTTGGGGAGTCCCCTTTTCCCGCCTGACGAGCGTTCCGTCGGGCTGTTGTACGGGGGCGACTAGCCACCGTTTCACATACAGCAGAACCCACGGAAGATTGGTATGCCTTTCCACTGCCGCGTTGATGGGGCCGTGCGGCACGTTGTCGAAGAAGCCCTGGATGTCAAGGTCGATCACCCAAGGATGCCTCCAGCACCGCTGCTTGCACGTCTCCACCGCATCCAGCGCGGACCGCCTCGGGCGGTAGCCATACGAGTCCTGATGGAAGATCTGCTCCACCTCAGGCTCCAATGTCATAGCCACTACCGTCTGGGCGATCCTGTCGGCCAC comes from the Streptomyces sp. KMM 9044 genome and includes:
- the ltrA gene encoding group II intron reverse transcriptase/maturase: MVETRPADKPFDIPRRLVWNAYLKVKANRGAAGVDGQSLAEFEQDEKNNLYKLWNRLSSGSYFPPPVRAVDIPKAGGGIRSLGVPTVADRIAQTVVAMTLEPEVEQIFHQDSYGYRPRRSALDAVETCKQRCWRHPWVIDLDIQGFFDNVPHGPINAAVERHTNLPWVLLYVKRWLVAPVQQPDGTLVRREKGTPQGSAISPLLSNLFMHYAFDAWLVREYPAIRFERYGDDAVVHCASEKQAIFVRDIIEGRLLQFGLRLHPEKTRVVYCKQEGREREFPVTKFTFLGYTFRPRAARLRDGRLKTGFLPAVSETAMKSMARTIRSWRLGRCTELSFQEIAAMINPVVAGWINYYGRFYKSRLIRFLEQQINPFLVKWARRKYKRYRRASRKARRRLAEIASAFPGMFAHWKHGALPTGSTMGAV